From a single Bacillus gobiensis genomic region:
- a CDS encoding DUF445 domain-containing protein, translating into MGVLGTFIFMIVIGAAIGAVTNHLAIKMLFRPYRPIYLFGKRLPFTPGLIPKRRDDLAKQMGLTVVNHLLTPEGLKKRLNSELFKSNVIKWIEVFIEETSQSSMKINEVLGKIGIKNTHEKIDSWLNNWTDEKLDEFLQNHQNEPIKNMLPEETHQKLTSGIPVVSDYILKVSIGYFESEEGRDRLERMIDDFFKERGKLGSMIQMFLGNSSLVDRIRPELIKFLNNTETRQLLTDLLRNEWAKLREYTFEEINQTWEAETMIKTTKQKIMKRFSTKPILEKRIGEAVKPFKEDITQTYLPAAFDWCVNALNNHMDDLFRRMKLEEIVKEQVEDFPVERLEEMVLSISKKEFKMITYLGGFLGGIIGAIQALFVMLF; encoded by the coding sequence TGATCGTGATAGGTGCCGCAATAGGCGCTGTTACCAACCATTTAGCAATAAAAATGCTATTTCGCCCGTACAGGCCGATTTATTTATTCGGAAAACGGCTGCCGTTTACCCCGGGACTTATTCCGAAAAGACGGGATGATTTGGCTAAGCAAATGGGATTAACGGTCGTCAATCATTTGCTGACCCCTGAGGGTTTGAAGAAAAGATTAAATTCTGAGCTCTTTAAGAGCAATGTCATCAAATGGATTGAAGTGTTTATAGAAGAGACAAGCCAATCTTCTATGAAGATCAATGAGGTTTTAGGGAAAATAGGAATAAAAAATACTCATGAAAAAATTGATTCCTGGCTCAACAACTGGACAGACGAAAAACTGGATGAATTTTTGCAAAACCATCAAAATGAACCCATCAAAAATATGCTGCCGGAAGAAACGCATCAAAAGCTGACAAGCGGAATCCCGGTTGTGTCTGACTACATATTAAAAGTGAGCATCGGTTACTTTGAAAGCGAAGAAGGAAGAGACAGGCTGGAGAGGATGATCGATGATTTTTTCAAGGAGCGGGGCAAGCTCGGCAGCATGATTCAAATGTTTCTTGGCAACAGCAGCTTAGTGGATCGAATTCGCCCTGAATTAATCAAATTTCTAAACAATACAGAAACGAGGCAGCTGCTAACGGATTTGCTGAGGAACGAGTGGGCGAAGCTAAGAGAGTATACGTTCGAGGAAATAAATCAGACGTGGGAAGCAGAAACGATGATTAAAACGACGAAGCAGAAGATAATGAAGAGATTTTCTACTAAACCTATATTGGAAAAAAGGATTGGAGAAGCTGTTAAGCCTTTTAAAGAAGACATTACACAAACCTATCTTCCGGCTGCTTTTGATTGGTGTGTTAACGCACTTAATAATCATATGGACGATTTATTTAGGCGCATGAAGCTTGAAGAAATTGTAAAAGAACAAGTGGAGGATTTCCCGGTAGAACGATTAGAGGAAATGGTTCTTTCCATTTCAAAAAAAGAATTTAAGATGATAACCTATTTAGGAGGATTTCTCGGAGGAATCATTGGAGCCATTCAAGCTCTCTTTGTCATGCTTTTTTAA
- a CDS encoding YlbF family regulator — translation MTNNYYDVAYDLEKALRQSNEYAELKKLYDEVNGDPSSKSMFENFRDIQLKLQQKQMQGEEITQEEVEQAQKSVALVQQHDKISKLMESEQRMSMMIQELNKIIMKPLEELYGSTEQ, via the coding sequence ATGACAAACAATTATTATGACGTGGCCTATGATCTTGAAAAAGCGTTGCGCCAAAGTAATGAATATGCGGAATTAAAAAAACTTTATGATGAAGTGAATGGTGATCCTTCTTCGAAGAGCATGTTTGAAAATTTTCGCGACATTCAATTAAAGCTGCAGCAAAAACAAATGCAAGGCGAGGAAATTACCCAAGAGGAAGTCGAACAAGCGCAAAAATCAGTTGCTCTTGTACAGCAGCATGACAAAATTTCCAAGCTGATGGAATCAGAGCAGCGCATGAGCATGATGATCCAAGAGCTTAACAAAATCATTATGAAGCCGCTGGAAGAATTATACGGAAGTACTGAACAGTAA
- a CDS encoding Cof-type HAD-IIB family hydrolase yields the protein MSTRMLALNIDGTLLRSNGRLHPATKEAIEYVVNKGVYVTLVTNRHFRSAQKIAKALKLSSRIIAHSGAFIADKVDKPWFEKRISEENTFAITQIVESYNANIRILHENFSIGNKKAINSSLIGKTLIHPSDPIFYPVQFVESLSDMLIDEPVRAPVIEIYPSPENKNEIRSIIEKSFSNVILREVSEDKMIVVEKGVSKENALSLLISDLDLSIEDVVAIGYGVDDLAMIELAGLGVAMGNSPNSVKQKADWVTRTNDDQGVAYMIKEHFRKQHSDNFMKKYIVKKR from the coding sequence GTGTCAACTCGCATGTTAGCTTTAAATATTGACGGTACGCTGCTTCGTTCCAACGGACGCCTCCATCCGGCAACGAAAGAAGCGATAGAATATGTAGTGAATAAAGGCGTGTATGTCACACTTGTTACGAATCGGCATTTTCGTTCTGCACAGAAAATAGCCAAAGCACTTAAGCTCTCTTCAAGAATTATAGCTCATAGCGGCGCATTCATTGCAGACAAAGTCGATAAGCCTTGGTTTGAAAAAAGAATATCAGAAGAAAATACCTTTGCAATCACCCAAATCGTTGAAAGCTATAATGCAAACATTCGAATTTTGCATGAAAATTTTTCAATTGGAAACAAAAAGGCGATTAACAGTTCGTTAATTGGGAAAACTTTGATTCACCCGTCAGATCCTATTTTTTATCCTGTTCAATTTGTTGAATCGTTGAGCGATATGCTAATTGATGAACCAGTACGTGCGCCTGTGATCGAGATTTATCCTTCACCTGAGAATAAGAATGAAATCCGATCTATCATCGAAAAATCATTTTCAAATGTAATCCTTCGAGAAGTATCAGAGGATAAGATGATCGTAGTCGAAAAAGGGGTAAGTAAGGAAAATGCCCTTAGCCTATTAATATCGGATTTAGACTTGAGTATAGAAGATGTGGTCGCGATCGGATATGGAGTCGATGATCTTGCAATGATTGAACTGGCCGGATTGGGTGTTGCGATGGGGAATTCGCCAAACTCTGTGAAGCAGAAGGCGGATTGGGTGACCCGTACAAACGATGATCAAGGGGTCGCCTATATGATCAAAGAGCATTTTCGCAAGCAGCACAGCGATAACTTCATGAAAAAATATATCGTGAAAAAAAGATAA
- a CDS encoding cation:proton antiporter, whose product MDHLVFEIGTALVLIAIAAAIASRIKFSIIPFLIILGMIVGPHAPKLGIIDLRFIESAEIIDFFGRMGVLFLLFYLGLEFSVKKLIKSGRSIAVGGSIYILINFSLGIFYGFIMKFEFLEILIVAGIITISSSAIVAKVLVDLKRTANPETELILGIIMFEDIFLAVYLSVVSGLVLGDATSVGSALISILTALGYMLLFFIIARKLPWLLNKIFDIRSNEVFIISIFAALFFIAGFSETIHVAEAIGALLLGLVFSETEHSDRIEQLVVPFRDFFGAMFFFSFGLSIDPFTLGDAIWLALGAVVLTLLGNFTAGMIAGRRAGLSHRASSNIGLTIVSRGEFSIIVAGLGISGGLSSILTPFAALYVLILAILGPLLTKESRKIYTLLNKVFKWKKEGEKQKA is encoded by the coding sequence ATGGATCATCTAGTGTTCGAAATCGGTACCGCTTTAGTCTTAATAGCTATCGCTGCAGCTATCGCCAGCAGAATTAAATTTTCAATTATTCCTTTTTTAATTATTTTAGGAATGATTGTGGGTCCCCATGCTCCTAAGCTTGGGATCATTGATTTACGATTTATCGAAAGCGCAGAGATTATTGACTTTTTCGGCAGAATGGGAGTCCTGTTTCTTTTATTTTATCTCGGACTGGAGTTTTCTGTCAAAAAGCTGATCAAGTCAGGCAGATCGATTGCAGTCGGTGGATCAATATATATTTTGATCAACTTCAGCCTGGGGATCTTTTACGGGTTTATTATGAAGTTTGAGTTTTTAGAAATACTCATTGTAGCCGGAATTATTACAATCTCCTCAAGTGCGATTGTAGCAAAAGTGCTTGTCGACCTAAAGCGTACGGCAAATCCGGAAACCGAGCTTATTCTCGGTATCATCATGTTTGAAGATATCTTTTTAGCGGTTTATTTATCCGTCGTATCAGGATTGGTGCTGGGCGATGCCACCTCGGTCGGCAGTGCACTGATCTCGATTCTTACTGCATTAGGGTACATGCTGCTGTTCTTTATCATTGCCAGAAAGCTTCCTTGGCTCTTAAACAAAATTTTTGATATTCGTTCCAACGAAGTGTTTATTATTTCAATTTTTGCCGCGCTGTTTTTTATTGCCGGTTTTTCAGAAACAATCCACGTCGCAGAGGCAATCGGTGCATTATTATTAGGACTCGTTTTCTCTGAAACAGAGCATTCCGATCGAATCGAGCAACTCGTTGTTCCTTTCCGCGACTTTTTCGGAGCAATGTTCTTTTTCAGCTTTGGCTTAAGCATCGACCCGTTCACATTAGGAGATGCAATCTGGCTCGCTCTGGGTGCAGTTGTTTTAACTTTGCTCGGAAACTTTACAGCAGGTATGATTGCCGGAAGACGGGCAGGACTTTCTCATCGGGCATCGTCAAACATTGGCTTGACAATTGTGTCCCGAGGTGAATTTTCCATAATTGTAGCCGGTCTCGGCATAAGCGGCGGTTTATCAAGCATTTTAACCCCTTTTGCCGCCCTTTATGTTTTAATTCTGGCGATTTTAGGACCTTTACTGACAAAAGAGTCGAGAAAAATCTATACTCTGCTTAACAAAGTGTTTAAATGGAAAAAAGAGGGAGAAAAACAAAAAGCGTAG
- a CDS encoding cation:proton antiporter regulatory subunit gives MNIKESDLPGIGKKFEFVTKNQEKMTVIIHDDGRREIYRMDENDPDEIISSISLNDNEARQIAAILGGMVYKPQALESIEMAFNDLIIEWYKIEKSAKAIGRTLGELDVRQNYDVTVIAIIKKNQDKLLNPGADSIIEEGDTLVLSGERKSLKLMTHDFLRAGE, from the coding sequence TTGAATATTAAAGAAAGCGATCTTCCAGGAATAGGAAAAAAGTTTGAATTTGTAACTAAAAACCAAGAAAAAATGACGGTTATCATTCATGATGACGGACGAAGAGAAATCTACCGGATGGATGAAAATGATCCAGATGAAATCATTTCAAGTATTTCATTAAATGACAATGAAGCCAGACAAATCGCAGCTATTCTCGGGGGGATGGTCTATAAGCCACAGGCTCTCGAGTCGATTGAAATGGCTTTTAATGACTTAATTATTGAGTGGTATAAGATCGAAAAATCGGCTAAGGCAATAGGACGTACACTGGGAGAGCTGGACGTCAGGCAAAATTATGACGTCACTGTCATTGCAATTATTAAAAAGAATCAAGACAAACTGCTGAACCCGGGAGCTGACAGCATTATTGAAGAAGGCGATACACTTGTCCTTTCCGGAGAAAGAAAATCGTTAAAGCTGATGACACATGATTTTCTTAGAGCGGGAGAGTGA
- a CDS encoding oxidoreductase: MMINAAIVAYGLSGRVFHAPFLHTHPKFNLTKVVERNKEESVKRYPYVDIVRSIDELLTDEMLDLVVITSPNTTHYEFAKQALEAGKHVVIEKPFTVTSQEAKELGRLADKKGKILSVYQNRRWDGDFLTVKHIVKNKMLGDLVDFESHFDRFQPLQADQWREKNLPGSGVLYDLGAHLIDQTIDLFGLPHSLTAEIKSQREKAEVDDFFDIRLHYRTHTATLKSSMIVKTLGPRFVLHGTKGSYKKYGIDPQEELLDSGEFPDSPAYKKAIESDQWGQIETEWNGMAIKGKIQNVYGNYTSYYDDIYQAIKENKKPIVTADQAYKTIWLIEQMQKSSEEKRTIFLEGID, translated from the coding sequence ATGATGATTAATGCGGCCATTGTTGCTTATGGATTATCAGGAAGAGTTTTCCACGCTCCGTTTCTACATACTCATCCAAAATTTAATCTTACAAAAGTTGTGGAAAGAAACAAGGAAGAGTCTGTAAAAAGGTATCCTTATGTGGATATCGTACGTTCAATTGATGAGCTGCTTACAGACGAAATGCTTGATCTGGTGGTTATTACTTCTCCAAATACCACTCATTATGAATTTGCAAAACAAGCCCTGGAAGCAGGCAAGCATGTTGTGATTGAAAAGCCGTTTACCGTTACGTCTCAGGAAGCGAAAGAACTCGGCAGATTGGCTGACAAGAAAGGGAAAATTCTTTCTGTTTATCAAAACAGAAGATGGGATGGAGATTTTTTAACTGTTAAACACATCGTGAAGAATAAAATGTTGGGAGATTTAGTCGATTTTGAATCCCACTTTGACCGGTTTCAACCATTACAGGCAGACCAGTGGAGGGAAAAAAACCTTCCGGGCTCTGGCGTCTTATATGATTTGGGCGCCCATCTAATCGACCAGACGATAGATTTATTTGGCTTGCCGCATTCGTTGACAGCAGAGATAAAAAGTCAGAGAGAGAAGGCTGAAGTTGATGATTTCTTTGATATTCGCCTTCATTATAGAACTCATACCGCTACACTAAAATCGAGCATGATCGTTAAGACGCTTGGGCCGCGATTCGTGCTTCATGGAACAAAGGGAAGCTATAAAAAATACGGCATTGATCCGCAAGAGGAGCTGCTTGATTCGGGTGAATTTCCTGATTCTCCTGCGTACAAAAAAGCCATTGAAAGCGATCAGTGGGGACAGATTGAAACCGAATGGAACGGTATGGCCATCAAAGGAAAGATTCAAAACGTTTATGGAAATTACACCTCTTATTATGATGACATTTACCAAGCAATCAAAGAGAATAAAAAACCGATAGTGACAGCCGATCAAGCATACAAAACCATCTGGCTCATTGAACAGATGCAAAAAAGCTCTGAAGAAAAACGAACGATTTTTCTGGAGGGCATAGATTGA
- a CDS encoding ABC transporter ATP-binding protein — translation MLKISQVTKRFGKHTAVDHLELDIPEQEMFGLLGANGAGKTTTFRMILGLLQPTEGKITWKDKPIDYSVSHSIGYLPEERGLYPKLKVKEQLVYLGRLKGMNKKEAEMELSRWLERFNIVEYADKKVEELSKGNQQKIQFITSILHKPKLLILDEPFSGLDPVNVELLKDAVTSLKEEGTSIIFSSHRMEHVEELCQHLCILQRGKPVVQGELRQIKRAFGKKNVTIHADYDLDFLKNHSGVVKWKETMEGIKLQVENEEISQNIFSKLSGRGFLRKFELEEPSLNDIFIEKAGASYE, via the coding sequence ATGCTGAAAATAAGTCAAGTTACGAAGCGGTTTGGTAAGCATACAGCCGTAGATCATTTAGAATTGGATATTCCTGAGCAAGAAATGTTTGGGCTTCTGGGTGCGAACGGAGCGGGGAAAACGACAACGTTTCGAATGATTTTAGGTCTCTTGCAGCCTACTGAAGGTAAGATTACATGGAAAGATAAGCCGATCGATTATAGCGTCAGCCACTCCATCGGCTATTTGCCCGAGGAGCGGGGGCTGTATCCAAAGCTGAAAGTAAAGGAACAGCTAGTCTATCTGGGCAGACTTAAAGGGATGAACAAGAAAGAAGCAGAAATGGAACTCTCCAGGTGGCTTGAGCGCTTTAATATTGTGGAATACGCTGATAAAAAAGTAGAAGAACTCTCAAAAGGAAACCAGCAAAAAATACAATTTATCACTTCCATCCTTCATAAGCCGAAGCTGCTGATTCTAGATGAACCCTTCAGCGGCTTGGATCCTGTAAATGTTGAATTGTTGAAGGACGCAGTCACTTCCTTAAAAGAAGAGGGGACATCGATCATTTTTTCAAGCCACAGGATGGAGCATGTTGAAGAGCTTTGCCAGCACCTTTGCATTCTTCAAAGAGGGAAGCCCGTTGTGCAAGGGGAGCTTCGCCAAATCAAACGAGCCTTTGGCAAGAAAAATGTAACGATTCATGCTGACTACGATTTGGACTTTTTGAAAAATCATTCTGGCGTCGTCAAGTGGAAGGAAACGATGGAAGGCATTAAGCTGCAGGTAGAAAATGAAGAAATTTCGCAAAATATTTTTTCCAAGCTTTCAGGAAGAGGATTTCTGCGAAAGTTTGAGCTTGAAGAGCCTTCCTTGAATGACATCTTTATCGAAAAGGCGGGTGCTTCTTATGAATAG
- a CDS encoding ABC transporter permease → MNRFMIMLFHTYKSKILSKSFLISTMVTVLFLVGFTNMNSIISAFNSDDKEKEVAVVDETDQYFELFSTQLKQADRDITVTKVDDETQAEKEVKDEKSDGVFILSGAEGEKLTGTLKAMDFSDSELASKFEQALQQTNMALQTAQLNLSQEELNSLFEPASIERVALEETAKSEEELNQARGLVYIILFVIYISVLMYASMIATEVATEKSSRVMEILISSVSPVQQMFAKLFGVALVGVTQFLIFGLIGYASFMRNANDSLSPVSGFFDFSNIQISTVIYAIVFFLLGYFLYATLAAFLGSIVSRIEDVQQTVAPMTFLVIAGFMIAIFGLSTPDAPFVTITSFIPFFAPMIMFLRVGMLNVPFWEVALCIGILLATIAALAVIGARVYKGGVLIYGKSSPLKDIRRALHLSKE, encoded by the coding sequence ATGAATAGATTTATGATTATGCTTTTTCATACTTATAAATCTAAAATTCTATCAAAATCTTTTTTAATCTCAACCATGGTTACGGTCCTTTTTTTAGTAGGATTTACGAATATGAACTCAATCATTTCAGCTTTCAACTCCGATGACAAAGAAAAAGAGGTCGCTGTCGTCGATGAGACAGACCAATACTTCGAGCTTTTTTCTACCCAGCTTAAGCAAGCAGACCGTGACATTACCGTTACGAAAGTGGATGATGAGACGCAAGCGGAAAAAGAAGTGAAAGATGAAAAATCGGATGGGGTTTTTATTCTTTCCGGAGCTGAAGGTGAAAAATTAACAGGGACATTAAAAGCGATGGATTTTTCAGATTCAGAATTAGCATCAAAATTCGAGCAGGCCTTGCAGCAAACGAATATGGCTCTGCAGACCGCACAGCTGAACCTCAGCCAGGAAGAGCTGAATTCCTTGTTTGAACCTGCTTCTATTGAAAGAGTCGCTTTGGAGGAAACGGCAAAATCCGAAGAAGAGCTTAATCAGGCAAGAGGACTGGTTTATATCATTCTCTTCGTTATTTATATTTCAGTATTGATGTATGCTTCCATGATTGCGACGGAGGTCGCTACTGAAAAATCATCACGTGTTATGGAAATTCTTATTTCGAGTGTCTCCCCAGTGCAGCAAATGTTTGCCAAGCTTTTCGGAGTTGCTTTAGTCGGCGTCACTCAATTTCTGATTTTTGGATTGATTGGCTATGCTTCGTTTATGAGAAATGCAAATGACAGCTTATCTCCTGTCAGCGGCTTTTTTGATTTTTCAAATATTCAAATCTCTACTGTGATTTATGCCATCGTCTTTTTCTTGCTCGGATATTTTCTATATGCGACGCTGGCAGCTTTTCTCGGCAGTATCGTGAGCAGAATTGAGGACGTGCAGCAAACGGTAGCGCCGATGACCTTTTTAGTTATTGCAGGCTTTATGATCGCTATTTTCGGGCTGAGCACACCGGATGCACCATTTGTTACGATTACTTCATTCATCCCGTTTTTTGCGCCGATGATCATGTTTTTAAGAGTCGGAATGCTTAATGTTCCTTTTTGGGAAGTTGCCTTATGCATCGGGATTCTGCTTGCCACGATCGCCGCATTAGCTGTAATTGGAGCGCGAGTATACAAAGGCGGAGTACTGATTTATGGAAAATCGAGTCCGTTAAAGGATATTAGAAGGGCGCTTCATTTGTCTAAAGAGTAA
- a CDS encoding metallophosphoesterase family protein has product MLSDLTFIHAADLHLDSPFLGVSQLPETIFKRLKESTFKSVINLIDICIAKKIDFLLLSGDLFDEANRSLKAQFFLRNQFIRLETAGIHVYVIYGNHDHLSGEWTPVEWPENVHVFSAEAVEEKSYYRGTNRLASIYGSSYKKREQFDNQAADFKRSTDAKYHIAMLHGTYAGEKEHNPYSPFLLNDLIQADMDYWALGHIHKRQVISAEHPAAIYAGNLQARHQKETGEKGCYVVRLTEHEASYEFIPVADVLWLKLHVDVSDTNSVTELHGRIEEKFDSIRHKDRAVCVRLSLTGAVPEFMREAREGTFEEIVDVFREQEEEEESFVWLLGIEDHMNRQTAHTEEGLLKELTEEMDHIQLEDGMFSSLESNPFYRRYASQLNEADLMEMKAEAKVLLADQFAAFERSGGGRA; this is encoded by the coding sequence ATTTTGAGTGATCTAACGTTTATCCATGCTGCTGATTTGCATTTGGACAGTCCGTTTCTTGGAGTGAGCCAGCTTCCGGAAACGATTTTTAAGCGTTTGAAAGAAAGCACCTTTAAGAGCGTAATCAACTTAATTGATATCTGCATTGCGAAAAAGATCGATTTTCTTTTGCTATCGGGGGATCTGTTTGACGAAGCGAACCGGAGCTTAAAGGCGCAATTTTTCTTAAGAAATCAATTTATCCGGCTTGAAACAGCGGGAATTCATGTTTATGTCATTTACGGAAATCATGATCATTTAAGCGGTGAATGGACGCCGGTCGAATGGCCGGAAAATGTTCATGTGTTTTCAGCAGAAGCTGTTGAAGAAAAATCATATTACCGGGGAACAAACCGGCTCGCGAGTATCTATGGCAGCAGCTATAAGAAGAGAGAGCAATTTGACAATCAAGCGGCAGATTTTAAGCGGAGTACAGATGCAAAATACCATATTGCCATGCTTCACGGTACGTATGCAGGGGAAAAAGAGCACAATCCTTACAGCCCTTTTCTTTTGAATGACCTCATTCAAGCTGATATGGATTACTGGGCACTGGGGCATATACATAAGAGGCAGGTAATTTCAGCTGAGCATCCTGCCGCGATTTATGCCGGCAATTTACAAGCACGGCACCAGAAAGAAACAGGCGAAAAAGGCTGTTATGTTGTTAGGCTGACAGAGCACGAGGCATCCTATGAATTCATCCCGGTTGCAGACGTATTGTGGCTGAAACTCCATGTTGACGTTTCGGATACAAACAGTGTCACAGAGCTGCACGGCAGGATCGAAGAAAAATTCGACTCGATAAGACATAAAGACCGGGCAGTATGTGTTAGGCTTTCTCTAACTGGTGCCGTACCTGAATTTATGCGGGAAGCCCGGGAAGGAACGTTTGAGGAAATCGTTGACGTATTTCGTGAGCAGGAGGAAGAAGAGGAATCCTTCGTTTGGCTTCTCGGTATCGAAGATCATATGAACAGGCAAACTGCACACACTGAAGAAGGCTTGCTGAAGGAGCTTACAGAGGAAATGGATCACATTCAATTGGAAGATGGAATGTTTTCTTCACTGGAAAGCAATCCCTTCTATCGTAGGTACGCTTCTCAATTGAATGAAGCGGACTTGATGGAAATGAAAGCAGAGGCAAAGGTGTTACTGGCCGATCAGTTTGCCGCGTTTGAAAGGAGCGGAGGTGGACGAGCTTGA